The genomic segment GCGCTTACACAGTTTCTTATAAAGATCAGTAACTGGCTGGCGTTTCAATACGGCTGGGCGGTAATGCTTGCGGTTCCGTTTATTATGATGTTTACCCTGCGAATCATCAGAAAATTCGGCGCAGGCAGATACATCCTTGACGCCATCAATCTTAGACTGCCGGTCGTCGGCAAAATCGTTTACAAAACTACCGTCGCGAGATGGACAAGAACGCTTGGTACGCTAATCAGCGCCGGCGTTCCGATTCTTGAGGCGATTAATATTACAGCCGATACATCAGGCAACGAAGTTTATGCGGCTATGCTTCACAAAGTACACAACGGTATTCGGCAGGGCGACACGTTCGCCAATCCGCTGCGTCAGTCGAAAACGGCTGACGGCCTGGTCGTCAATATGATTGATGTCGGCGAAGAGACGGGCGATATGGACAAAATGCTTTTGAAAATCGCAAACAACTTCGACGAAGATGTTGATGTGCTGGTCGGTTCGCTTATGAGTTTGCTCGAACCGATTATGATTCTCGTACTCGGAGGCGTTGTCGGTACTATCGTGCTGGCGATATTCCTGCCGATGGTCAAAATTATTACATCGCTGATGTAACGAAAATTAAAAATCAAAAATTAAATATCAAAATTGTGGAAGTTTAAAATTAAATATCTCTGTGAGCTCTGTGTTCTCTGTGGCTATTAAAAAAGAGAACTCTGGGGCTAAAAAACGTTAACAGTAATAATATTATTAATAGGAAAGGCAACTAAAATGGAAACGAAAAGAAAATCAGGTTTTACAATCGTAGAATTGCTGACCGTTATGGCAATCATAGCTATTCTAATGGGCTTACTTCTGCCCGCGATGCAGGCGGTAAGAAAACTGGCTAAAGATGTAAGCCAAAAAGCGCAGTTCAAAACTATCGAAGCCGCTCTCGAAGCTTATGCCGGCGAAAACGGTACGTATCCGGAATCGTCAGTATCTCCTACAATTGTTACAAAGGCGACTGTTGGTGCTCACAAGCTTGCTGAAGCTTTAGTCGGAAGAGACATGCAGGGCTTTGACCCGAAATCAAGCTGGGATGCGGACACCGATAGACTTGGTACGGCTAACACTGAAATTTATGCAAACAGAGAGGCTCCGCAGAGTTCTGAACAGGTTGAAGTTGATGCGTCTTTGAAGAGAAGACAGGAAGTGTATCTTAAGATACAGGATGTTGAAGCATATCAGGTTAATCAATTATTCAATAATTGCGGTGTTGTTTATCCCGGCAGCCTTGATAGTATCGGTACAGTAAGTTCAACTTATTATTCGGCACCGGTATTAACAGATACCTATCGTGCTAAGAAAGTTACTTTGCCGAATGGTACAAATTTACTGGCAGGTACGCCGATTCTTTATTATAAAGCTGACACCAGGCCTGATTCAGCTATCATAGCCGCAAATGGCCAAGAAACGGCATTTCCTGATACGCAGAAGGCCACCAATCGTGGAACTGACGATCTTGCTCTGACGCCTTCAATTGATGCCATTGCAGATTATATATATGATGTCAATGATAACGATGATCTTGTTAAGTTGTATCAAATGATGAAACCGACAGCTGCAAACGTACACTATTTTGATTCACAACATGAAGAGCAAGTTATTGTTAGAGGAACATCGCAGACAGTTAATGGTTTGTGGTTATTCTATGATACTATCACAAATGAAAAAATGGCACAGCCGACTCCGTATAATCGCAACAGCTACATCCTGATTTCAGCAGGTTATGATGGCATTTACGGTACAAAGGATGACATCTATAACTTTGAAAAATAAATAACGGTTAGTAATGCCGCAAAGGCACAAAGATGCGAAATGATTTAAGATTGAAAAATGAAGAATGAAGATTTAAGGAACGCCTTCGGCGTGATATTTATGAAAATCTTCAATCTACAAGCTTCAATATTCAATTTCTTTGTGTCTTTGCGGCTGAAAATAAGGGTGCAAAAATGATGACCGAGAAAAAATATTGCCGTAAAAATGGTTTCACGCTCGTTGAGATTCTGACTGTTGTTTTCATAATCGCGATTCTACTTGGCGTTCTTATGCCGGCTATGAATATGGTTAGAAAAACCGCAAAGGACGTTCAGGAAAAAGCGCAGATGGCAAGTATTGACATCGGCTTGAATCTTTATAAAAACGAAAGCTGCTTCGGCGATTACCCGCAGTCTCGCGGTTATAACGAAACCGGTGCTGCGAAGTATTGCGGCGCACAAACGCTTTCTGAAGCGATGTTCGGTCAGGATTTACTCGGCGTTGACCCGAATACAAGTTATGCAGTTGGTACAGGCACGCCTCCTTATGCTCCTGAATATGATTTCGGCAATCCCGCATATAACCTTGATAACAGAAAAGGCCCTTATCTCGACAGAACACATATCAGTGTTATGACTGCGCAAAATATTTATGATTCGAGTGCGTCAGCTATTGAGCCTGATTTATTTTTGATTTGTGATGTATATGCACGGGCGAAAAAATATGTAACACTGCCGAATGGAAACTCAAAGAAGGTGGCCATATCTACGCCGATTTTATATTACAAAGCAAACATTTCAAAAACTAACAATAATGATTTAACAGATACTGGTACTGACAACAATATTTATGACAGTCAGGACAATGAAAAATTAATAGGATTGAAATCTCTGGGTGTGGAAAAAACCAAACTTAAGCATCATTTTGACCAAACTTATACAGAAGAACGGCAAGAAGGTGCAACAGTAGTAACATTAAATGGCAGGCAAATTTTCTATGAATTCATCTCTGACCCTATGACTTCAACAACAACGCCATTAATAAACCGTCCCGTAAGACCGGATAGTTTTCTTTTGATATCGGCCGGCAGCGATGGCCTGTACGGCACGTCCGACGATATCTGTAATTTCGAGCCTAACATTGAGTGAGTACTGATTTAAGATTGAAGATTGTAGATTGAAGATTTGTGGAAACGCCTTTGGCGAATCTTTTTTATTCTTCATTATTCAATCTTCATTCTTAAATCCTTCAAAAGTGTGATTTATGTTAAAAACAAAACAGTCTGGTATGACGTTAATCGAGATAATGGTCTCGGTGCTGATAGTCGCTATTCTCGCGGCCGGTCTGTTTTCCGTCAGCGGCTACATCGATACGCAGATGAAGATTAAAAGTACCGAATCGACGATTCATCTTCTCGTTGCCGCTGTTGAACAGTATCATGATTTTTACAAGGCATTCCCGGATGTAAATTCGACATCTTACGTGGGTGAATACCCAAATGGTAAATATGATAAGGATGCAAATGGTGTCAAAGATGCGAATTATATTGAAAAACTGTACTATAAATTAACGCTTGCTCCTGACGCCAAAAAGATTCTCGACCAGATAAACAGAAAGTATGTT from the Planctomycetaceae bacterium genome contains:
- a CDS encoding type II secretion system GspH family protein, encoding MLKTKQSGMTLIEIMVSVLIVAILAAGLFSVSGYIDTQMKIKSTESTIHLLVAAVEQYHDFYKAFPDVNSTSYVGEYPNGKYDKDANGVKDANYIEKLYYKLTLAPDAKKILDQINRKYVKDSDKDSGGKPAPDKNPEIVDAWGRSLRYIYEKKINANFPEIISAGPDKDFGDGDAKKAEDNISSKKL
- a CDS encoding type II secretion system GspH family protein; the protein is METKRKSGFTIVELLTVMAIIAILMGLLLPAMQAVRKLAKDVSQKAQFKTIEAALEAYAGENGTYPESSVSPTIVTKATVGAHKLAEALVGRDMQGFDPKSSWDADTDRLGTANTEIYANREAPQSSEQVEVDASLKRRQEVYLKIQDVEAYQVNQLFNNCGVVYPGSLDSIGTVSSTYYSAPVLTDTYRAKKVTLPNGTNLLAGTPILYYKADTRPDSAIIAANGQETAFPDTQKATNRGTDDLALTPSIDAIADYIYDVNDNDDLVKLYQMMKPTAANVHYFDSQHEEQVIVRGTSQTVNGLWLFYDTITNEKMAQPTPYNRNSYILISAGYDGIYGTKDDIYNFEK
- a CDS encoding type II secretion system GspH family protein — its product is MMTEKKYCRKNGFTLVEILTVVFIIAILLGVLMPAMNMVRKTAKDVQEKAQMASIDIGLNLYKNESCFGDYPQSRGYNETGAAKYCGAQTLSEAMFGQDLLGVDPNTSYAVGTGTPPYAPEYDFGNPAYNLDNRKGPYLDRTHISVMTAQNIYDSSASAIEPDLFLICDVYARAKKYVTLPNGNSKKVAISTPILYYKANISKTNNNDLTDTGTDNNIYDSQDNEKLIGLKSLGVEKTKLKHHFDQTYTEERQEGATVVTLNGRQIFYEFISDPMTSTTTPLINRPVRPDSFLLISAGSDGLYGTSDDICNFEPNIE